The DNA segment TTTTATGCGATGCAGCTGATCGATGGAACATCGATGGACGAGTGGGTCCAACGACATGCAGCAACCGTTCAATACCCTCGGGATTCGGGATCGTCAGCAGACCGTGCGCCACACGATGATTGGCGCACCACACTCGGCTGGATCATCGACGTCGCGCGCGCGTTGCATGCGGCCCATGAAACCGGCGTTATTCATCGGGACGTCAAACCGTCCAACCTGATGCTGGACAATCAAGGCAAAATTTGGATCACCGATTTTGGGTTGGCCCGATGCCAAACCGATTTAGCACTAACAAAGTCGGGCGACCTTGTCGGAACCATGCGTTACATGAGCCCCGAGCAAGCGAGGGGACAGCATGCAATGGTCGACGGACGCGCCGATGTCTATTCGCTTGCCGCCACTGCTTACGAATTGTTAACCCTGCGCACCGCTCACGACGGTGAAGACGCGCCTGCGATCATGAAAATGATCGCTGAACAGGAAGTGACTCCAGTGCGTCAACTGCGCAGCGATCTACCGCGAGACCTAGAAACGGTGATTACCAAAGCACTTGCGAAAAGCCGCGATGAACGTTACGAAACGGCAGACGCGTTTGCGGACGATCTTTCCCGCGTGCTCGCAGGCGAACCGACGATCGCTCGTCCGGCCACGCTGGTCGATCGTGCAAGCCGCTTCTCCGCAAAACATCGCTTAAGCGTTTTGTCCGCGATCTTGGTGGGGCTGCTTAGCCTAGTGGGTTTTGCGGCAAGTACCGCAATGATCGCTGCGGAAAAACAAGTTTCCGATGACAACGCCGCCCGTGCAACTCGCAATGAACAACTGGCTCGCGGCGCCGTCGATCGACTGGGGTCGCAGATGGCCGAACTGCTGGCCGACATTCCCTCCGCCGATCCTGTTCGGCGAACGCTTCTTAAAGAAACACTAAATTACTACAAAACCTTTGCAGCGGGTGCTGACAACGACCCTGCATTAAAAGAAGACCTTGCGATCACGTATGGGAAGATCGGTGCGTTGCAAAGCGAACTAGATGCAACCGATCAATCCCTTGACGCACTGCGCCGCAGCGAGTCCTTGTATGCTGAACTGGGCATAGAATCTGGCAGCACAGCGATCGCTTCTACGGGAAATGCCAATTCATTCGGCAGCAACAATAAACGGCGACTCGCTTGGTCAACCAGTCAAAACAACCTTGCCCAGGCCCTCAACGATACAGGGAACCTTGAGGAAGCTGCCAAGTACTTCGCGCGAGCCATCAAAACACAGCGAGTATTATTGGAATCCGACTCCACTGGGCAGGTGCGTCTAGCACTTGCTACCACATTGAATAATCTGGGGCTGTTACTTGCCGATTCGTTAGCGAACGACGAAGCGGAAAAACGTTATCTGGAAGCGATCTCTCTGCTGCAACCGACCGGCGAATCGCCTACAGACCTCGCGGCCAAACAACAACTTGCTGCAGTCTACGCGAACCTGAGCGGCCTACTGGCAAATATTTCGCCGGGGCGTGCAACGGAATACGCGCGTCAAGCACTGGCAGAACAAACGGGCGTTCTAAAAACGGATCCAAGCAATGCCAAACTTGCGACGCAAGTCATCGTGACCCTTAACACGCTTGGGGCTTCGCAGTCGTCCGCCGGTCATCCTACCGAAGCGATCGAAACGCTTTCCCGAGCGGTCGAAATCGGCAATCAATTAATGACACGCTGGCCCGACCAACCGACCTATCGGCGCGACCTGGTCATCAGCCTAAACCACCTTGGCTTGGCCCAATCCAAAACCGGGAACTTGCGGCAAGCAAGTACAACCTTTCACGCGGCACTAGTTCACGGCCGTCCGCTTGCTAAATCCTTCGCAACCGATGCCGAAACGCAGTCGATGTTAGGCGGCGTCCTAAACAACCTGGGCTTCATGCAACAACAACTTGGGGAACATGACGCCGCCGCAGCAACCTACGATGAAGCGATCGCCGCCCAAACGCTCGCCGTCCAGTTGGCACCTCAGGTCAAACGCTATCGCCAGTACCTCCGCAAACACAAAGAGAATCACCAAATGGTCTCCCATTCAGGAGCGGCATCATGAATGACATCCAATCTTCACGTGCGCTGCTGCT comes from the Roseimaritima multifibrata genome and includes:
- a CDS encoding protein kinase domain-containing protein, which gives rise to MVVTNPSIVDASIDAEPSLIAGLSQDQQARLTQQLDDYLVSLESGQPLDPKELARKNPDIASVFESYLEKLDALYGVAVGFNDPSAHETLDKITSGKMKLGDFTLLSEIGRGGMGVVYEATQESLSRRVAIKLLPIASLLDSQQIARFKNEAHAAGLLNHPNIVPVHSVGTERGLHFYAMQLIDGTSMDEWVQRHAATVQYPRDSGSSADRAPHDDWRTTLGWIIDVARALHAAHETGVIHRDVKPSNLMLDNQGKIWITDFGLARCQTDLALTKSGDLVGTMRYMSPEQARGQHAMVDGRADVYSLAATAYELLTLRTAHDGEDAPAIMKMIAEQEVTPVRQLRSDLPRDLETVITKALAKSRDERYETADAFADDLSRVLAGEPTIARPATLVDRASRFSAKHRLSVLSAILVGLLSLVGFAASTAMIAAEKQVSDDNAARATRNEQLARGAVDRLGSQMAELLADIPSADPVRRTLLKETLNYYKTFAAGADNDPALKEDLAITYGKIGALQSELDATDQSLDALRRSESLYAELGIESGSTAIASTGNANSFGSNNKRRLAWSTSQNNLAQALNDTGNLEEAAKYFARAIKTQRVLLESDSTGQVRLALATTLNNLGLLLADSLANDEAEKRYLEAISLLQPTGESPTDLAAKQQLAAVYANLSGLLANISPGRATEYARQALAEQTGVLKTDPSNAKLATQVIVTLNTLGASQSSAGHPTEAIETLSRAVEIGNQLMTRWPDQPTYRRDLVISLNHLGLAQSKTGNLRQASTTFHAALVHGRPLAKSFATDAETQSMLGGVLNNLGFMQQQLGEHDAAAATYDEAIAAQTLAVQLAPQVKRYRQYLRKHKENHQMVSHSGAAS